A window from Cydia amplana chromosome 12, ilCydAmpl1.1, whole genome shotgun sequence encodes these proteins:
- the LOC134652564 gene encoding gustatory receptor 68a-like: MIATLRKYFSPVHYTDEQLNFLQILKPLYILLSFLGLFPQGIQFSDGTQNITKTSKISINLACSFLTIVTTHVFFILHLLELNASSKENTMTEDYVTEMTYTICLVLQMFVCTVSYFCAIRDRNMYIIMLNSMADYWNALAKGQKRQILGRLRVKVNCVVLGAMLVLFHLLSVVTYTGTSDIWKNILISLTFNLLELIQWAVIAFYFVMILMVVALLQNIEEEFRVISDPRNLRFVSVKAYLGHDIVFLRDMYVRTMDIKRQVNAAFQAQILVALAMTFHELVSTGHLVYHGLSYQSDFTPHDVAECCCWVLNQFVKLYILGQSGSLLKSQVNRIGRIIHNIPSGHQDFEVYLMVQHFSTLMTYQEATLTIYGYFSLDASLLFNIVVSAVMYLVIMVQFDRPE, translated from the exons ATGATTGCCACGCTGAGAAAATATTTCTCTCCCGTCCATTACACGGACGAACAACTGAATTTCCTCCAGATTTTGAAACCTCTATACATTTTACTATCCTTTCTCGGTTTATTTCCTCAAGGCATACAATTTTCTGATGGAACCCAAAACATTACTAAAACCTCCAAGATCAGTATTAATTTGGCTTGTAGCTTTCTCACGATCGTAACAACTCATGTTTTCTTCATTCTTCATTTACTTGAATTGAATGCCTCTAGTAAAGAAAACACTATGACCGAGGACTATGTCACCGAAATGACCTACACTATTTGTCTAGTTTTACAAATGTTCGTTTGTACCGTGTCATATTTTTGTGCAATCCGCGACAGAAATATGTACATCATAATGTTGAACAGTATGGCTGACTATTGGAATGCTCTGGCAAAGGGTCAGAAAAGACAGATTCTTGGAAGATTACGCGTAAAAGTAAATTGCGTGGTGCTCGGAGCAATGTTGGTCTTATTCCATCTCTTGTCAGTCGTAACATACACCGGTACATCAGATATATGGAAGAATATATTAATAAGCCTGACATTTAATCTATTAGAGCTGATTCAGTGGGCAGTTATTGCATTTTATTTCGTGATGATTTTGATGGTTGTGGCGCTGTTACAAAACATCGAAGAAGAGTTTAGAGTGATTTCGGATCCAAGAAATTTGCGGTTTGTTTCCGTTAAAGCTTATCTAGGACATGATATAGTATTTTTACGAGATATGTACGTGAGGACGATGGACATCAAACGGCAGGTTAACGCTGCATTCCAG GCACAGATCCTGGTGGCGTTGGCGATGACCTTTCATGAGCTGGTGAGTACAGGACACTTGGTGTACCACGGCCTCTCATACCAGTCGGACTTTACCCCACATGATGTTGCCGAGTGTTGCTGCTGGGTGCTCAATCAATTCGTAAAATTGTATATCTTGGGTCAGTCCGGATCTTTATTGAAATCGCAG gTGAATAGAATTGGCCGCATTATTCATAATATCCCAAGCGGACATCAAGATTTTGAAGTATATTTAATG GTACAACATTTCTCAACATTAATGACCTATCAAGAGGCGACACTCACTATCTACGGGTATTTTTCATTGGATGCGTCCCTCTTGTTTAAC